TAAATACTGCATAAATAAGTCCAGCAAGTAATAATATTAAGAAAATAACCATTGTAATTGTAAATATGGGGCCATTTACAAGTTCACTAGTACTTGCTGAGGCATTTGTTAACATTTCATCCATTGCACTCATTATCACACACTCTAAATAAATAACATCTACAAAATATAATCTTTCTTATAAACATTTATAATCTTAAAAATATCTATTTTAAATCCCATTTGGATTTTACATCATTAAAAGTAACTATTTCAGGAATATATTCCTTAACCATCCTATTTGTAAAGGTAGTATAGAAGTTATTCTCTGCAAATATGACCTTAGGATCATCATCTATTTGAATATCCCTATCAAATAACATCAAACAACGTTTACAATTATTAGCAACAAAATCTAAATCATGACTTGACATCAATATAGTTAATCCATTATCCCTTAAAGAATTTAAAATATCTGCAAGAGCCTTACTAGAGATTGGATCTAGACCTTTTGTAGGTTCATCTAATATTAGAACATCTGCATTTTGAAGTATTGCCTTAACGATCACTATCTTTTCTTGTTCTCCACCACTACAATCATAGGGATGCTTATTAATTAAATCAGAAATATCAAAGAATTCTATTAAATCTTTAAATTTAAACTTAGTATTATCAAATTCTAAACTATTTAAAATATCCGATTCAATAAATTCTTCATTAGAGAGTTTTAATAGTTTTTCATATTCCTCTTTATTAAAATTAATATTATTATTCCTATTATCATTGCCTTTTTTATCATTTAATTTATTAAATAAATTAGATTCTATAATAGATTCTAGAAACTCCTCTTTTACATTATCTTTAGAAAAGTGAATCATAGGATTTTGATGAACATAAGCTAGTTTAATGCCTTTTTTGTACTTTAGCTTACCTTTAATTGGTTTTAACATCCCTACTAACAATTGTAAAAAGGTTGATTTACCTACCCCATTTCCACCAATTAAACTTACAAATTCACCTTTATTTAAATCAAAGTCTAGATTTTTTAATATAAGGTGGTCTCTTTCATAAGCAAAGTATATTCCTTTCATTTTTACTAATACATCTTTATTCCTATTTAATGAAAGTTTATCTATAATAGCTATTTTTTCTTGAGAATGATATCTTTTACTGGATTGAGCTATATGATTAGAAACTAAATTATTAGAATAATCATCATCACCACTTATTTTAATTAAATCATCATGAATTGTATTAAGGCATCCCCTACCTTCACGAATACTTAAAGGAGTATTCAATTTAGATAAACTTGGATACTTTACTGATAATGAGTTATAAATTTTAGTAACAGTAGGAAGATAATTTTCAAATATATCATCATCAACTACATCATCACAAATATCATGTGAATTACCATTAAATTCTATTCTGCCATTTTTTAAAAAAACTGCTTTATCTATGAATGGGAAGATACTGTCTGCTTTATGTTCACTCATAATAACAGTTATAGAAAATTCTTCATTTAACCTTCTAACTATTGATAAAAATTCATAAGAGGCAATCGGATCAAGTTGTGACATTGGCTCATCAAGTAGAAGAACTTTAGGCCTTAAAACTAAAAGAGAACAAAGATTTACCAATTGTTTTTGTCCACCAGATAATTCATTTACATTTTTATGTAAAATTCCATTAATACCAAAGAAAGCTACTATTTCACTAATTCTATTTCTTATCTCTTCTGTTGGAAGAGCAATATTTTCTAATGGAAAAGCAATCTCCTGAATTACAGTATCTGTTACTATTTGACTATCTGGGTTTTGAAATAGATATCCAATATCACATCCAGAGGAGATATCATCTAAATCTTGTATTTTAACTCCATTAAACTTAA
The sequence above is drawn from the Methanobrevibacter olleyae genome and encodes:
- a CDS encoding ABC transporter ATP-binding protein, producing the protein MALIEFNNFSFSYLNSDGSESQTKALNNINLEINYGDFVLLCGPSACGKTTLLTNLKKELMPAGVRTGEIKFNGVKIQDLDDISSGCDIGYLFQNPDSQIVTDTVIQEIAFPLENIALPTEEIRNRISEIVAFFGINGILHKNVNELSGGQKQLVNLCSLLVLRPKVLLLDEPMSQLDPIASYEFLSIVRRLNEEFSITVIMSEHKADSIFPFIDKAVFLKNGRIEFNGNSHDICDDVVDDDIFENYLPTVTKIYNSLSVKYPSLSKLNTPLSIREGRGCLNTIHDDLIKISGDDDYSNNLVSNHIAQSSKRYHSQEKIAIIDKLSLNRNKDVLVKMKGIYFAYERDHLILKNLDFDLNKGEFVSLIGGNGVGKSTFLQLLVGMLKPIKGKLKYKKGIKLAYVHQNPMIHFSKDNVKEEFLESIIESNLFNKLNDKKGNDNRNNNINFNKEEYEKLLKLSNEEFIESDILNSLEFDNTKFKFKDLIEFFDISDLINKHPYDCSGGEQEKIVIVKAILQNADVLILDEPTKGLDPISSKALADILNSLRDNGLTILMSSHDLDFVANNCKRCLMLFDRDIQIDDDPKVIFAENNFYTTFTNRMVKEYIPEIVTFNDVKSKWDLK